Sequence from the Verrucomicrobiales bacterium genome:
CGGTAAGAAGGCCCGACGGCGAAGTCGAGATCCCTTTTATTGCGGATGACGGCGAGGTGCTTGGTAATCTTCATGAAACCTGGTTCACGCTTCAGTCCACAGAGGATCCGAGCGTTGGCAACTGGTGGAGCCTGCAGCTCGGTGCTGCCGCCTGGGTTAGCCGTTTTGATGAAGGGATGTGGCGTGTCCAAGTCCCGCATGTTTTGTTCGAGCCGGTGTTGACACCCCCTTGGCTGCCCGCCCCTCCACCTCGGACAAAGTGGTTTTTCAGGCTGCAAAGCCAGCTCATTTTTGTTTGGTGAACCCTAACTCAACCTTGTGCGCGCGTGCGGAAGGTTTTCGTCACTTGGTTGGGAAATCGAAGATAAAGATTTCATGTGCGATCGCGGATGCCCCATACATGCTAGCCGCGCAGCTCAAATGTTCGAGGGCTCCGAAATCCAATCACGATCGCGCTTGTCGAAACCGCATTTCTAGGGGAGGCTGATTAAGTGATGGATCCAAAGACAATAAAACCCAGCTACCCCGTATTTATTGGCGTGGCTTTCCTTTGGCTTACATTCACACACCAAGCGAAAAGCCAAGGTGTCATCTTGGATGAACGGGGCTTTACGCGAGCCACGGCCACTGGTAGTGCAGCACCAATGGGCTTTTATGGAATGGGCTATGAGACAATTTCCACCGAATTTGTCCTGCCATTCGTTCCACAAAACATTCCCTATGCGGGCGGATTGACCGGATTGATTGCGATTCCCGATGGCTACCAGCCACAAATTTCGGATTCCGCTACGATCCCTGAACCCGGATCCACCGCGTTACTCGGCCTCGGCCTCGCATGTCTCCTTCGCCTAGCTTACCCAGGAAGATGGCACCCGCGTCTTCGATAAATGGCAAGTCCTTCAAGAATCACTTTTATTTTCTGAACGCCAGAGGGCGATTCTGGAATCTGGGTCGAGGTTTCTCTAGGGTTCTTGGCCTATCCTCTCACGACCTTGATTTCTCGCGGCGATACGCGCACTTGAATTATGGGGTTGGTGCAGATGCGACTCAGAATACTACCTCACCCCATCAGGCCCACCCACTTGCCTTTGACATCCAGCCTTCGGCGCTGGTCATCGGTGAAACGAGGACGGTTGCCCCAATGTTCTCGGAGAACCTGAACTTCCCTCCCGCAATGATTGGATGTCTACCTGCTGACGGCGGTTCATCTACCCCCAAAGCAAACCAGCAGAAACGACAACGGAT
This genomic interval carries:
- a CDS encoding PEP-CTERM sorting domain-containing protein, whose translation is MDPKTIKPSYPVFIGVAFLWLTFTHQAKSQGVILDERGFTRATATGSAAPMGFYGMGYETISTEFVLPFVPQNIPYAGGLTGLIAIPDGYQPQISDSATIPEPGSTALLGLGLACLLRLAYPGRWHPRLR